Below is a window of Gilliamella sp. ESL0405 DNA.
GTTTTGGTCAACTAAGTGACCCAGATTAAGTTGCGTTTTACCGTATTCGGTTGCCAGTTTGATATGCTCCTGCCCCCGTTTGTCATCCATGCGCAATTTATTATTGGCCGGAGTACGTATCACATTACGGTGTTTGTTTATCGTGGTGACATGGTCAGGGTGGGCACTGTCGTGCATGGCATGGGCAATATACGGTCTGTCGGGGTTGCTGTCGGTAAAGGCTATCGCTACTTCTGTGCCGTCAATTAACGGAAAGTGAAAGCCATAGGTGTTGCCGGCATACGGTTTGGCTAATCTGACCCACAGGCTCTCTTCACCGTTTTTCCAGTTTTTTAAGTCAAAGTTGAATTTGACCCGATAGCGACCTTGCGTATCGATATAACCGTAAGTGTCATTATCCGGACTGGTGACCCGTGCCGGTAATGTTCCCCCGACTGTCGGCCAGGCTATCGGTTTTGGCCGGTAAGGTTTAAAGGCTTGATACGGTATCGCCGTAAAGCGTAGCTCATAAGCATCGGTGCGGTTGCCATGTCCTTCCGCACTTAAAATAATCACGCCGTCATCGATATCAGCCAGCGGGCTGCCTTTTATGTGAATCCGTTGTCCCGGTGCCAGATTGTAGTGGTTGCTGGCGCCGCTGATGATGATTTTTTCACTGATTGCACGTTCATGACGAATACGTGCATACCATTGCCCGCTTTCAATATGGCGGCTATTTTCTTTTTCATCAGCGCTGCCATCATTGTCACTTGCTTGGCTTTCATCATCACCCTGCGCGGTTTTTTCGCCATTTGCATTTAAGCCTTTATAGTGCTCAGCATAGCGGTAATCTGTTCCGTAGGTGGTGGTCTCTTTCGGTTGACTGTTGACATCACTGAGTAAACTGGCTTTGGCATCCCGGTAGTTATAATCCTGCACCTTGACTGAGGACTCGACTACCTGACTGTCTAACCGGATATCCCATACGCTTTCAACGCCGTCATCGGTCATACCGCTCGGCTGTTTGTACTCAATATCGGCCGCCTGATGATAACCTTGTTCATCATCACTGATAACAAGGACATCACAATGATGCTCGGTATGCGTTTCAAAACGAAACCAGACACCGATATCGGCTAACAGTCGCTGAATAAAGGCTAAATCACTCTCCTGCCATTGGGTGATAAATTCTCTTTCCGGATAGGCCGCTTTTAATTCCAAACGGTAATCAACACCGGTAAATTCATGGCTGCGTAACACTGTTTCAATCACACTAATGACACTTTGGTTTTGAAAGATAGCGCTGTTACGGCTCAGTGACAGTCGGGCTAATCTTGGCGATAACACCACCCGATAATGCGCTTCATCCCGGCTGACCGACAGCAGACTAAATGCAGTAATTACCCCATAAAGAGTGCGGGCTTGTCCTGTTGTCGGTAAGTCCGTTAAGGAGCGTATCGCTGTATTAAGCAAATTACCGGTAAACGGATTAAAGCAGAACGAAGCTTTTTGATTCAGCAGGGTTTCAATCGATAGTTGTTTATCAGTACAGGTAAATTCTATTGTGTATTGCCACGGCTGGTTTAACTGCTCTTCACCATTAACCTTTAATACTGAAACAGGTGCATTTAACCCGTCAACCGTTAAGGTATAACGATTATGACTGACAGCTAAGCCTGTCAGTTCATGGAGTCCATGGAGTAACTGTTTACCAAATTGCTGTACCTGTTTGACGGGGTCGTTTGGAATCTGGTTGATCGGATTCTGCGCCATGATGTGCTCCTTTCGGTGATTTTAACAAAATAGAGACCAACAATAAGGAGATCATGGGAAGTGCATTTGATATAAAGTGTGTAAAAACGATTAGCAAACTATCCATGATGCTATGTCTGTCCTAAGTGTATAAAACAACAAATAATATTATTGTTATACCACTAATAACTTACGTGGTTTCGATATATTTTGCAACTGTTTTTATCTAAGACTTCTGGATTAATACAACTGATTTGATCAACGTTAGACAGGATTTTAATGACGATATTATCAGCAATTGATAAGTGTAAAAACGTTTGTATAGCAATTAAATAATACATCAAGCAGAGTAAGCAACAAATCGGCAGATGATATTGAGGGGAATTCAGTAAATAAGTTATCTAAAATAGTAAGTTTCCCAAAACTATTTTATCAATGCTAAAAACTAACTGCTTTGACGTTGCCAATAGGTTTTATGCGCAAAGCCAAGTAGATTATTAGTCATTTTGATTTGTTGTAACGTTAACGACCATATTGGCGCTCGCATTATCCGAGCAAAGGGAAAGGCTCGATAATAGTGAGAATAAGCCTGCTTTGCTGGCTGATCGGTGAGCTGCGTTGCTACTGCTTTAAACTGTATACCTTGTATGTGTAGTATATTTTTTGGCGTCACGTTAATAGTACCAGCGACTTGGGGATGAGTTAACATCGCTTTAGCATGCTGCGTTTTCAATTCGGTAAGAAAATAAAGGCACATCTGTTGGTCATCAAACACATAAAACACATTGCACGCCGATAGCTGATTGTCAGGCAAAAGTACACTGAGCGAAAGCACATGCTGGTTTTTAATAAATTCAATGATATTGTTATCTATTTTCATTGGCTAACATTTATTACTGCGTTATTTGGGATGACGGTTTAAGTGCATATCTTCTCCCCAACGTGGTAAAGCGGGAATATCAAGATCAAACAGATCCAATGCTCTTGCAACACTATGAGTTATGACATCATCAATACTTTCAATGTGTTGATAAAGTGCCGGTACCGGAGGGAAAATTACTCCGCCCATTAAGGTGACCGCTTCCATATTTTTGATATGTGCTAAGTTCAGAGGAGATTCTCTTACCATTAACACTAACCGTCGTCGCTCTTTTAAGACCACATCTGCCGCCCGAGTGAGTAAATTATCACTAAAACTATTGGCAATAGCCGACAAAGAGCGCATCGAACAAGGCGCAACCAACATTCCCATAGTTTTAAATGAGCCACTGGCAATTGCTGCACCAATGTTGTTGACACTGTAAACCTTATCAGCAAGCGATTCGATCTGTTTTATACTGTAGTCGGGTGCTTCATAAGATTGGGTTATTTGGGCGGCTTTTGAAATAACCAGATGCGTTTCAACATCCATTGGTTTTAATAATTCTAGCGCTTTGATGCCATAAGCAAATCCGGTTGCGCCACTGATACCAATAATTATCCGCCTTGCTGTCATTTTGTTTCCTATTGTTATTTGATCTTGGGTAAAAGGTATTTTATCTTAAAACAGAAAATTGAACGGGTTTTAAAGACCATTGTAAAAATATCTCGTTATATTATCAAACATAAGTGTGCTCAACAGCTTTTCTTTTGCAGTAGTTAACTATTTAATAGTAGAAGGCGTAAAATACACAGTTTAATATGGAATTTTATCGAAAAGCATAAGGGAAACGGTGTTTTGAGTTAAAGATTATAACAAGCATTCTATTGAAACATTGCCTACTAAGAAAGTAGGCAATGGTAGTGAGTGATTATTCTTGCGCCATTGGCGTTTCAACGATATCAGTTTTTCTGTTATCTTGAATAGCCTTAATTTGATCTGCATATTTGCTTACAGCTTCTTTATTTGACAATAAGCTATAAGTTAAAGTGAATTCAGTGCTTTGTCCGGGTTCTAATTGACGGACTCGTTTTTGCTCACGTTCAATTGTAACAGGATAAGCGAAGCTAGTTCCTGGCTCTAAACCGGTAACATAACCTTGTTTAATTGGATCGAAGCTTTTCCACAATGAAAATACCGGTAATTGTTTGATGTTATAAGCAATACCAACAGCTTTGTCGCCATTTTTGTCCGTTAACATGACTTGAGTTTGCCCGTCATTTTTTGCATAAGGATAGATGTTAAATACCATTTCGCTGGCATCATTGATTGGACCGGAATAGGTTTCCCAAGTTTTTAAACCACCTTTAGCATAATCGTTAAACGGAGAAATTTCTTTCACAGGTGCAACAAACTTAGCCCCTTCTTCTAAAATTGGCGTACCAAAGTTACTATGATAGATGATTTGATAATCACTGGTCGCCTTACCTTTATTCGTCACAACATCGTGAATAGTGAATTCTTTGGTGCCCGGAACATAAGTTAATGACGTCCAAGTTTCTAAATTTTTATCATTATCTGATTTTTCCTCAATAAGCCCTTTGATTGTTAGGGTATATGGCGGTTTATCTTCTATATTGACAAGTAATTTTGACACTGGAATATTTTGAACACGTCCATGAAGTGAGTATATTTTACCGTCTGCTTTGACAGGGTGACCACTCCATTCAAAACCACAACGTACTAGCATCTCATCAAAACCATCTAACCAGCCTAAGCCATCACGACTTTCAAGATCGATAAATTTAGGATTAATAACGCCTTTAACAGGAGCATCCCACCCCAAACGAATGCCGTCACCTTCCACAGAGAGAATGCCCATTCCACGGGTTGGGCTTAAATAGATGTTGAAATTACCACTTGTAATTGAAAGCAGTTGAGACCCCTCTTCTTTACCACCAGTTAACACTCTATTTTGTATTCTAAAATTGGTATCTTTTAATCCAATATCGGTATTGTGAACAACCCAAAATCCTTTATCGATATCTTTTTCCTTGTCGATAAGAACATATTCTTGAGCTTGGGCGGTAGCAGTGATGAAAGTTAGCGCTAATGCTAGTGAACTGATTTTGGTTTTCATAACGATTCCTTATAATTAATGAAATTGTACTCAATATGGAAATAACTATCTTCTTTTAACAAATTTAAAACGCATTTCTAAACCCAACTAATTTATACCTTACTAAAAAATAGCAACTAAATTAACAATTTGGCCTTACTTGACCGGTTTTCCAATGCTTACGGCATACAGAATGAAACTCCGTATCACCTAAATGAATAGAATTACCAAATTTAACAATCTGGCCGTCTTGGCCTTCTAATAAATTCATAATGGCTTTTTTGCCACACCAGCAAACTGTTTTAAGCTCTCTAAAATTATCTGCAATCTCTAATAATGTTTTGGACCCTTCAAATAACTGTCCCATATAATCGGTCTTTAATCCAAAAAACATCATAGGAACGCCATATTCATCACAAACATCGGATAACTTCCAAATCGTTTTGGATGATAAAAATTGACTCTCATCAATCAAAATACAAGCATAATTACTTTGTTTTATGTGTTCAATAATCTCATCAACACTGTTATCATCAAGTTGTAATGCTTTTTTTCGCAGCCCTAATCGAGACACAATTTCTACTGCTGAATCACGAGTATCTACCGATGACTTTAACAGTAATGTCTTCATATTGTTACTTAAATAATTATGATCAATCTGTAATAACTCAGTAGACTTTCCCGCATTCATTACAGCATAAATATAATAAATTTTAGACAAAATAACACTCTCGAAAATAAAATAAACAATCTTGATTTAAAAGGTAAGTAACCATCACTTACCTTTTTTAATAGTTCGTTTTTAAATAGTTAAAAACGAAATTATTTCGCTTTACCTTGGTTTGCTACTGCTGCTTGTTTAGCGGCAATTTCATCGGCATTACCTAAATAGTAATGTTTGATAACTTTCATATTGTCATCAAATTCATAAACTAATGGTACGCCAGTTGGAATATTTAAATCGATAATATCATCATCGCTGATGTTATCTAAATGTTTAACTAATGCACGTAGAGAGTTACCGTGAGCAGCGATAATAACACGTTCACCTTTAGCAACACGTGGTGCGATAGTTGATTCCCAGTATGGAAGTACACGTTTGATAGTTAACGCTAAGCTTTCAGTTAATGGTAATTCAGATTCTGGTAAATTACGGTAACGTGAATCGTGTCCTGGAAAACGTTCATCCGATTTTTCAAGCGCAGGAGGAGTAATGGCAAAACCACGACGCCATAATTTAACTTGTTCATCACCATATTTTGCTGCAGTTTCAGCTTTATTTAAACCTTGTAATGCGCCATAGTGACGTTCGTTTAACTTCCAGCTTTTTTCAACAGGTAACCATGCTTGATCAACTTCATCAAGCACGTGCCATAAAGTGTGAATTGCACGTTTTAAAACTGAAGTGAAAGCATAGTCAAATTGGAAACCTTCTTGTTTAAGTAGTTGCCCTGCTTCTGCTGCTTCTTTATTACCTTTTTCAGATAAATCTACATCAGTCCAACCACAAAAACGATTTTCTTGATTCCAAACACTTTCTCCATGTCGAATAAGAACTAATTTTTTTACTGCCATGAATTTAACTCCTTTGTTGCTTAAAATAAAAACGGTTAAATGAATTCTGTTCTATCAAAATGCACAGAGTTAACTGTGCATTTTGGTTTTAAATAATCTAATATTTTCAAATTTAAATTAATTTGAAAGGTATTTTAAAGGATCAACAGATTT
It encodes the following:
- a CDS encoding type VI secretion system Vgr family protein, translated to MAQNPINQIPNDPVKQVQQFGKQLLHGLHELTGLAVSHNRYTLTVDGLNAPVSVLKVNGEEQLNQPWQYTIEFTCTDKQLSIETLLNQKASFCFNPFTGNLLNTAIRSLTDLPTTGQARTLYGVITAFSLLSVSRDEAHYRVVLSPRLARLSLSRNSAIFQNQSVISVIETVLRSHEFTGVDYRLELKAAYPEREFITQWQESDLAFIQRLLADIGVWFRFETHTEHHCDVLVISDDEQGYHQAADIEYKQPSGMTDDGVESVWDIRLDSQVVESSVKVQDYNYRDAKASLLSDVNSQPKETTTYGTDYRYAEHYKGLNANGEKTAQGDDESQASDNDGSADEKENSRHIESGQWYARIRHERAISEKIIISGASNHYNLAPGQRIHIKGSPLADIDDGVIILSAEGHGNRTDAYELRFTAIPYQAFKPYRPKPIAWPTVGGTLPARVTSPDNDTYGYIDTQGRYRVKFNFDLKNWKNGEESLWVRLAKPYAGNTYGFHFPLIDGTEVAIAFTDSNPDRPYIAHAMHDSAHPDHVTTINKHRNVIRTPANNKLRMDDKRGQEHIKLATEYGKTQLNLGHLVDQNKTPRGEGFELRTDDWGAIAAEKGLYLTSQTEPKAQGKQLDMQGAITQLENALSIAKSLQQAAQQSEAHDADTDSQDQLKANLTELAQSGILAYAQEGIALTSPENIQLSTGNSVSITAENQTDITALKNITVSSGEAIGLFAHKSGMKVFANQGDIDIQAQNANLNMAAKQDIHIDSVDGKLTITASKELTLICGGSYIKISSKGIELGTPDNVKLKCNVMQKMGPASIDTDKLKFISSDIDVAIMRLINTELINFSG
- a CDS encoding pyridoxamine 5'-phosphate oxidase family protein, with product MKIDNNIIEFIKNQHVLSLSVLLPDNQLSACNVFYVFDDQQMCLYFLTELKTQHAKAMLTHPQVAGTINVTPKNILHIQGIQFKAVATQLTDQPAKQAYSHYYRAFPFARIMRAPIWSLTLQQIKMTNNLLGFAHKTYWQRQSS
- a CDS encoding UbiX family flavin prenyltransferase, which produces MTARRIIIGISGATGFAYGIKALELLKPMDVETHLVISKAAQITQSYEAPDYSIKQIESLADKVYSVNNIGAAIASGSFKTMGMLVAPCSMRSLSAIANSFSDNLLTRAADVVLKERRRLVLMVRESPLNLAHIKNMEAVTLMGGVIFPPVPALYQHIESIDDVITHSVARALDLFDLDIPALPRWGEDMHLNRHPK
- a CDS encoding aldose 1-epimerase family protein, which produces MKTKISSLALALTFITATAQAQEYVLIDKEKDIDKGFWVVHNTDIGLKDTNFRIQNRVLTGGKEEGSQLLSITSGNFNIYLSPTRGMGILSVEGDGIRLGWDAPVKGVINPKFIDLESRDGLGWLDGFDEMLVRCGFEWSGHPVKADGKIYSLHGRVQNIPVSKLLVNIEDKPPYTLTIKGLIEEKSDNDKNLETWTSLTYVPGTKEFTIHDVVTNKGKATSDYQIIYHSNFGTPILEEGAKFVAPVKEISPFNDYAKGGLKTWETYSGPINDASEMVFNIYPYAKNDGQTQVMLTDKNGDKAVGIAYNIKQLPVFSLWKSFDPIKQGYVTGLEPGTSFAYPVTIEREQKRVRQLEPGQSTEFTLTYSLLSNKEAVSKYADQIKAIQDNRKTDIVETPMAQE
- a CDS encoding thymidine kinase; the protein is MSKIYYIYAVMNAGKSTELLQIDHNYLSNNMKTLLLKSSVDTRDSAVEIVSRLGLRKKALQLDDNSVDEIIEHIKQSNYACILIDESQFLSSKTIWKLSDVCDEYGVPMMFFGLKTDYMGQLFEGSKTLLEIADNFRELKTVCWCGKKAIMNLLEGQDGQIVKFGNSIHLGDTEFHSVCRKHWKTGQVRPNC
- the gpmA gene encoding 2,3-diphosphoglycerate-dependent phosphoglycerate mutase: MAVKKLVLIRHGESVWNQENRFCGWTDVDLSEKGNKEAAEAGQLLKQEGFQFDYAFTSVLKRAIHTLWHVLDEVDQAWLPVEKSWKLNERHYGALQGLNKAETAAKYGDEQVKLWRRGFAITPPALEKSDERFPGHDSRYRNLPESELPLTESLALTIKRVLPYWESTIAPRVAKGERVIIAAHGNSLRALVKHLDNISDDDIIDLNIPTGVPLVYEFDDNMKVIKHYYLGNADEIAAKQAAVANQGKAK